TTTTTAGGTCACATGATACTTCTTGTCCCCTTATATACAAGAACTTTATTGCGTTTGAATAATGAGCTTTTATGAATGATATCAGACCATCAACGTTGCTGTCTGCTGAGATTATATCAGAAAATCCCAAATTTTTTGCAGCCTGCATGGTTGAATTACCAACCGTAATAATCGGAAAGTCATCCTCTTTGCATATTTGACTAAAAGCCTTTACACTGTTTTTACTTGTGGATATTACAACATCAAATTCGTGCACAGATATATCAGGATTTAAGTGTTTTATTGTGAATACTGGTTCTATAAAAACTTTGTATCCATACTTTCTCAATATATTTCTTGTACTCAACGAATCCAATAAAGGCCTCGTCAATAAAATAGACTTCATTCTGATTTGCTCTACTATCGGTAAGATAATATCCTTTATAAATAAATTACTAAATAAAAATTTTCGAGCA
The nucleotide sequence above comes from Wolbachia endosymbiont of Oedothorax gibbosus. Encoded proteins:
- a CDS encoding uroporphyrinogen-III synthase, whose amino-acid sequence is MKSILLTRPLLDSLSTRNILRKYGYKVFIEPVFTIKHLNPDISVHEFDVVISTSKNSVKAFSQICKEDDFPIITVGNSTMQAAKNLGFSDIISADSNVDGLISFIKAHYSNAIKFLYIRGQEVSCDLKKRLSEEDFNVREVVLYKTIIKRSLTNRCKNLLLDGKIDSVAFFSSQTARIFCSLALKSGLSHVMSNIIAYTMSKNIADSLKLIKWKKIITSRLPTGESLIDIINKDC